TCTTACCCGGTTAAAGAAAGCAGCCGAACTGCTCACTTCGGGCGATTATAAAATGTATGAGATCGCCGCCATGACGGGGTTTAGTTCGCAGAGTAATTTTACCCGTAATTTTCATAAGCAGTTTGGGGTGGCGCCTACTGATTATGCGGGGAAGAAAGGCAGTGGGCAGTAGTGAAAAGGCAGACGTCTAATGCGTACATTCATGAAACGAATCCCCGCTGGGATAGCTGAATGAATTGACTAGTTTCCACCGCAACTTATACATACCAAAGCTGGTATTCCTGTAAACCGTGGCGCCATTCAGATCGGTGATCACATCGGTTCGCCAGCTTTCACCGCCATTGCCATTGGCAACATCGAGAATAGTGGCATAACCACTGGGGCCATTGCATACAGATTTTACGCCACTGATGGTTTTTACCAGGGTAAACGCCCCGGTTGACACATTGAATTTATAGATATGTCCGCTGTTCGTTAGCCACAGATCTGTAGTGCTGCCATATACGGGAAAAAGATCATGCGCATTTCCCTGGGGCATCGTGTATGTCTTCTTTAAAGTGAGCGCCGGACTGCCGCAGCTATTGTTATAACTGAAGGCTTTCAGTTTGTCTTTACCGGCGGCCCATAAAAGTTTGTTCGTTTTATCCCATACCACATTGTGCACATCTTCAAAGGCCACCTTTCCGCCCTGTTTGCTATCGTCATTGATATAGGAATCCACGGTAAAAATAA
The Niastella koreensis GR20-10 genome window above contains:
- a CDS encoding DUF6528 family protein; translation: MRKIFSVSLFLSLAFSMGCKKGSSQTAATDDAAELLTTQAIATEEATAKEIVICDQKNARIVMVDVANGNKITWEWKPTASYAMIRSGAQGWFTNLSEAKPVYSGKYILATASGGGVAIINVSSKKAIWYDYAGGNTHSAELLPNGNVVTASTTGGYLLIFTVDSYINDDSKQGGKVAFEDVHNVVWDKTNKLLWAAGKDKLKAFSYNNSCGSPALTLKKTYTMPQGNAHDLFPVYGSTTDLWLTNSGHIYKFNVSTGAFTLVKTISGVKSVCNGPSGYATILDVANGNGGESWRTDVITDLNGATVYRNTSFGMYKLRWKLVNSFSYPSGDSFHECTH